A genomic window from Coccinella septempunctata chromosome 9, icCocSept1.1, whole genome shotgun sequence includes:
- the LOC123320677 gene encoding glucose dehydrogenase [FAD, quinone]-like: protein MVNRVCPWPRGKALGGSTILNYMIYTRGNPEDYRRWSERNEGWSYEEVLQYYKKSEDCRLEFETCTDCFHSSGGYLSVDRPFSSPLTDAFVQGGKFISL, encoded by the exons ATGGTGAATAGAGTATGCCCTTGGCCGAGAGGAAAAGCTCTGGGAG GTTCAACTATACTGAACTACATGATCTACACGAGGGGCAATCCTGAAGATTACAGGAGATGGTCCGAACGAAACGAAGGATGGTCATACGAAGAAGTACTGCAATACTACAAAAAATCTGAAGACTGCCGCCTAGAATTCGAAACCTGCACCGATTGTTTTCATTCTTCCGGAGGGTACTTGAGCGTCGACCGTCCATTTTCTTCCCCTCTAACAGACGCTTTCGTACAAGGAGGTAAATTTATTTCACTGTGA
- the LOC123320673 gene encoding glucose dehydrogenase [FAD, quinone]-like, which produces MGSRQVDYNTVDFMGYSKIQANIKNGRRHSVADAFLIPVENRGNLKVLTSARVVKLLMDPITKEALGVEYIKRGRRYQARARREVILSAGTFNSPQLLMLAGIGPSEHLLELGIQPLIDLPVGKTLYDHISYIGLAFKINQTIEPRELAFDPAEILKYLVKGKGSYTSLGGIEALAYIKTNVSKEPGDYPDIELIFSGIGSLQSDYGIVSVPTLGIRREIYDQTYKPIENTPCWSILPMLLHPKSKGFMRLRSRNPYDPPLLYSNFFTDPEGEDLRTMIAAIRYSIELSKTPAFQRFGSVLHDVPLPGCEKYQFNSDAYWECCLRLIAVTLHHQVGTCKMGRREDPEAVVDNRCRVHGVKRLRVVDTSVIPVTLSAHTSGPAMMMGERVSDMIKEEYDVI; this is translated from the exons ATGGGCTCAAGACAGGTGGACTACAATACCGTAGACTTCATGGGTTACTCCAAAATACAAGCGAACATCAAAAATGGAAGGAGACACAGCGTTGCCGATGCTTTTCTCATACCAGTAGAGAACAGGGGCAATTTGAAAGTTTTAACATCAGCTAGAGTGGTCAAATTATTGATGGATCCCATCACCAAAGAAGCTCTTGGTGTCGAATACATCAAGAGGGGGAGAAGGTATCAAGCTAGAGCCAGAAGAGAGGTTATATTGTCGGCTGGGACCTTCAACTCGCCACAGCTTCTCATGTTGGCAG GTATTGGACCTTCCGAGCACCTTCTAGAGCTAGGGATACAACCCCTTATCGACCTGCCAGTGGGAAAAACCTTGTACGATCACATATCCTACATCGGGTTGGCGTTCAAAATCAATCAAACAATAGAACCGAGGGAGCTAGCTTTCGATCCAGCTGAAATCCTGAAGTACCTAGTCAAAGGAAAGGGTTCGTACACTTCCCTTGGCGGCATAGAAGCCCTGGCGTATATCAAGACCAACGTTTCCAAAGAACCAGGAGATTACCCTGACATCGAGTTGATTTTCAGCGGTATTGGAAGTCTGCAGAGTGACTACGGAATTGTAAGCGTTCCAACCCTTGGTATCAGAAGGGAGATATATGATCAAACCTATAAACCAATAGAGAATACACCTTGTTGGTCTATCCTACCGATGTTGCTGCATCCGAAATCGAAGGGGTTCATGAGGTTGAGATCTAGAAACCCTTACGATCCACCATTGTTGTACTCCAATTTCTTTACCGATCCAGAAGGTGAAGATTTAAGAACCATGATAGCGGCCATAAGATACTCTATAGAACTGTCCAAAACGCCAGCGTTTCAAAGGTTTGGGAGCGTACTACACGATGTGCCTCTGCCAGGTTGTGAAAAGTACCAGTTCAACAGCGATGCCTACTGGGAATGCTGTTTGAGACTGATTGCTGTAACTTTACACCATCAGGTGGGGACCTGTAAGATGGGACGGAGAGAAGATCCGGAGGCTGTGGTGGACAATAGGTGTCGAGTGCATGGGGTGAAGAGGCTGAGGGTTGTTGATACAAGTGTTATACCAGTGACGTTATCTGCTCATACGAGTGGACCAGCCATGATGATGGGAGAGAGGGTTAGTGATATGATCAAGGAAGAATATGACGTGATATGA